Proteins encoded together in one Deinococcus irradiatisoli window:
- a CDS encoding NAD(P)H-dependent glycerol-3-phosphate dehydrogenase has product MSRPREGGPVVLGAGGWGSALAVTLAQTHPAVTLWARREALADELRRIRLNAAYLPGVALPSQVNVTSDLAAAVAEADFAFAVVPSVGMADLLSALPTSLGLVLCAKGLAPGGQRLSELAAERGFRQVAVLSGPNHAEEVGLGLPAATVIASRDEGFAHRVQQALMTPSLRVYTSRDVAGVELGGVLKNVVAVAAGLGDGLALGDNARASVITRGLREMARYLGAQGAQADTVYGLSGLGDLVATATSRHSRNRAAGEAIARGQAPERGGQVVEGLRTARFLAEWAEQHDFDLPIVQAVAAVSEGRLSPQDALRNLMQRQPRAEG; this is encoded by the coding sequence ATGAGCCGCCCCCGCGAAGGTGGCCCGGTGGTGCTGGGCGCCGGCGGCTGGGGCAGCGCGCTGGCCGTGACCCTGGCCCAGACCCACCCGGCCGTGACCTTGTGGGCGCGCCGTGAAGCGCTGGCCGACGAACTGCGCCGCATCCGCCTGAACGCCGCCTACCTACCGGGAGTGGCCCTGCCCTCCCAAGTGAATGTGACCAGCGACCTCGCCGCCGCCGTTGCCGAAGCCGACTTCGCCTTCGCGGTGGTGCCGAGCGTGGGCATGGCCGACCTGCTCTCGGCGCTGCCCACCTCGCTGGGGCTGGTGCTGTGCGCCAAGGGGCTGGCTCCCGGCGGGCAGCGCCTGAGCGAACTGGCCGCCGAGCGGGGCTTTCGTCAGGTGGCGGTGCTCAGCGGCCCCAACCACGCCGAGGAGGTCGGCCTGGGCCTGCCGGCGGCCACCGTCATCGCCAGCCGCGACGAGGGCTTTGCCCACCGGGTGCAGCAGGCGCTGATGACGCCCAGCCTGCGTGTCTACACCAGCCGCGACGTGGCGGGCGTCGAACTCGGCGGGGTACTCAAGAACGTGGTGGCGGTGGCGGCAGGGCTGGGCGACGGCCTCGCCCTGGGCGACAACGCCCGCGCCAGCGTGATCACCCGTGGCCTGCGCGAGATGGCCCGTTACCTCGGGGCGCAGGGCGCCCAGGCAGACACGGTCTACGGCCTCAGCGGCCTGGGCGATCTGGTCGCCACCGCCACCAGCCGCCACTCGCGCAACCGCGCCGCGGGGGAAGCCATCGCGCGCGGGCAGGCGCCGGAGCGCGGCGGTCAGGTCGTCGAGGGCCTGCGGACCGCCCGCTTTCTGGCCGAATGGGCCGAGCAGCACGACTTCGATCTGCCGATCGTGCAGGCGGTGGCCGCCGTCTCGGAAGGCCGCCTCTCGCCGCAGGACGCCTTGAGAAACCTGATGCAGCGCCAGCCCCGCGCCGAGGGATAG
- a CDS encoding PAS domain-containing sensor histidine kinase, with translation MQRSSTSPRFAVAAYDALNANIAILNAEGEILAVNRAWTNFARRYDGDSGVGQNYLRICDQTTGDDQAVAYTIAAGIRDTLANPDHLTEVEYPCALPSGVHYFLARVSGFEQDGESFAVVAHQDITRRKHAELEVRELNRHLEERVLERTQALSEREQQLQERNRELERIQAELEERNLELAQFTYVASHDLQEPLRILGMYNDLLQHRYGDHFDERGQTYLRHIAQQASRARQLVRDVLAFASISAQPGEEQVDMQALWEDIVPTLPWPHDAQVRCAPTPPVLGHAAQMRQLLNNLLGNSLKFRAERPLEVSLSVRELGEWAEFRLQDNGVGIAGPYTEKVFQMFQRSHALTPGNGIGLAVCRKIVERQGGTIHLESQEGAGTCVIFTLPLAPLHPAPDEAQDDAAALAAGSPSPKA, from the coding sequence GTGCAGCGTTCGTCCACTTCGCCCCGGTTCGCGGTGGCCGCCTATGACGCCCTGAATGCCAACATCGCCATCCTGAATGCCGAGGGCGAGATTCTGGCGGTCAACCGCGCCTGGACCAACTTTGCCCGGCGCTACGACGGCGACAGCGGGGTGGGCCAAAATTACCTGCGAATCTGCGACCAGACCACCGGCGACGACCAGGCGGTGGCCTACACCATCGCGGCGGGCATCCGCGACACGCTGGCCAACCCCGACCACCTGACGGAAGTGGAATACCCCTGCGCCCTGCCCAGCGGCGTGCATTACTTTCTGGCGCGGGTGAGCGGCTTCGAGCAAGACGGCGAATCCTTCGCGGTGGTGGCCCACCAGGACATCACCCGGCGCAAGCACGCCGAGCTGGAGGTGCGCGAACTCAACCGCCACCTCGAGGAGCGGGTGCTGGAGCGTACCCAGGCGCTGAGCGAACGCGAACAGCAGCTTCAGGAGCGCAACCGCGAACTCGAGCGCATCCAGGCCGAACTCGAAGAGCGCAACCTCGAACTGGCCCAGTTCACCTATGTGGCCTCACACGACCTGCAAGAACCGCTGCGGATTCTGGGAATGTACAACGACCTGTTGCAGCACCGCTACGGCGATCACTTCGACGAGCGCGGCCAGACCTATCTGAGGCACATCGCCCAGCAGGCCTCGCGCGCGCGGCAGCTGGTGCGCGACGTGCTGGCCTTTGCCAGCATCTCGGCCCAGCCCGGCGAGGAGCAGGTGGACATGCAGGCGCTGTGGGAAGACATCGTGCCGACGCTGCCCTGGCCGCACGACGCGCAGGTGCGCTGCGCGCCGACCCCGCCGGTGCTGGGCCACGCCGCCCAGATGCGCCAGTTGCTGAACAATCTGCTGGGCAACAGCCTCAAGTTTCGTGCCGAGCGCCCCCTGGAGGTCAGCCTGAGCGTCCGCGAACTCGGCGAATGGGCCGAATTCCGGTTGCAGGACAACGGTGTGGGCATCGCCGGGCCGTACACCGAGAAGGTGTTTCAAATGTTTCAGCGCTCGCATGCCCTGACCCCGGGCAACGGCATCGGGCTGGCGGTGTGCCGCAAGATCGTGGAGCGCCAGGGCGGCACGATTCACCTGGAATCCCAGGAAGGCGCCGGCACCTGCGTGATCTTTACCCTGCCGCTGGCGCCGCTTCACCCGGCCCCAGACGAGGCTCAGGACGATGCGGCGGCCCTGGCAGCCGGCTCGCCCTCACCCAAAGCCTAA
- a CDS encoding GGDEF domain-containing protein, which produces MSFAHDPTQEQADLLLALTGAASKQEVLHQLLLRISGLKSVTLWWQDEGMMLPHCGVGVPLEEDPPTPLPYEPRYLLGLTSGVTLPETVQAVLALKLLHLDVQDINLTLNRQLSALTKAATTDALTGLPNRRAFDADLDALDLTDSRFAVAFIDLDGFKAINDQFGHALGDSLLRGYGVWLSRVTKGLGQVYRMGGDEYLVLITNFPGQPEEFAAWAHERLQIPFVDGVTASIGIAWRHESPAVSDVVRLADQRMYQAKAERPLPPANAS; this is translated from the coding sequence ATGTCGTTCGCCCACGACCCCACCCAGGAACAAGCGGACCTGTTGCTTGCGCTGACGGGCGCAGCGTCCAAGCAGGAAGTGCTCCATCAATTGCTGTTGCGGATCAGCGGTCTCAAGAGCGTGACGTTGTGGTGGCAAGACGAGGGCATGATGCTGCCCCACTGCGGCGTCGGCGTGCCGCTCGAGGAAGATCCGCCCACGCCCTTGCCGTACGAACCGCGCTACCTGCTGGGCCTGACTTCCGGCGTCACCTTGCCGGAGACGGTGCAGGCGGTGCTGGCCCTCAAGCTGCTGCACCTCGACGTTCAGGACATCAACCTGACCCTCAACCGCCAGCTCTCGGCACTGACCAAAGCCGCCACCACCGACGCCCTCACCGGTCTGCCCAACCGCCGCGCCTTTGACGCCGACCTCGACGCCCTCGATTTGACCGACAGCCGCTTTGCCGTGGCGTTCATCGACCTCGACGGCTTCAAAGCGATCAACGATCAGTTCGGGCACGCCCTGGGCGACTCGCTGCTGCGCGGCTACGGCGTGTGGCTTTCGCGCGTCACCAAGGGGCTGGGGCAGGTGTACCGCATGGGCGGCGACGAGTATCTGGTGCTGATCACCAACTTTCCTGGCCAGCCCGAGGAATTCGCGGCCTGGGCGCACGAGCGCCTGCAAATTCCCTTTGTCGACGGCGTCACGGCCAGCATCGGCATCGCCTGGCGGCACGAGAGCCCGGCGGTGAGCGACGTGGTACGCCTGGCCGACCAGCGGATGTACCAGGCCAAGGCCGAGCGGCCCCTGCCGCCGGCCAACGCTTCTTAG
- a CDS encoding response regulator — protein MTASSSAPFALLLVEDEPADAQIFTELLSDLAEQIEVHHVQHGQEALDFLNRAAPYQNAPRPELIVLDLNMPVMGGHEFLRRAKADEVLRSIPVMVLSTSEHPRDIQGAYHNYANGYLVKPGNITEYQELLEKVTAYWKGAVRLPLIQDLSL, from the coding sequence ATGACTGCTTCGTCCTCTGCTCCTTTTGCTTTGTTGCTGGTCGAGGATGAACCGGCAGACGCTCAGATTTTTACCGAACTGCTCAGCGACCTGGCCGAACAGATCGAGGTGCACCACGTCCAGCACGGCCAGGAAGCGCTCGATTTTCTCAACCGCGCCGCGCCCTACCAGAACGCGCCCCGGCCCGAACTGATCGTGCTGGACCTCAACATGCCGGTGATGGGCGGCCACGAGTTTCTGCGCCGCGCCAAGGCCGACGAGGTGCTGCGCTCGATTCCGGTGATGGTGCTCAGCACCTCCGAGCATCCCCGCGACATTCAGGGCGCCTACCACAACTACGCCAACGGCTACCTGGTCAAGCCCGGCAACATCACCGAGTATCAGGAACTGCTGGAAAAAGTCACCGCCTACTGGAAAGGCGCGGTGCGGCTGCCGCTGATCCAGGACCTGAGCCTGTAG
- a CDS encoding GNAT family N-acetyltransferase: MRHDLTLSDGFYALRPLREDDIAPLQRLAADHPAEYAQMGTLPTTLDYYTGALEAADQQAFVCWAGPDLAGCTRYMEMRPSHRRLEIGSTWLAPRFMRTAANRAYKRLLLTHAFEELGLQRVEIKTDIVNVRSQTAILGLGAVKEGVLRKHMLRPDGSSRDTVMFSITDDEWPAVKARLGPR, encoded by the coding sequence ATGCGCCACGACCTGACCCTGTCCGACGGCTTCTACGCCCTGCGTCCCCTGCGGGAAGACGACATTGCGCCGCTGCAGCGCCTCGCCGCCGACCACCCTGCCGAGTACGCCCAGATGGGCACCCTGCCCACCACCCTGGACTACTACACGGGGGCGCTCGAAGCCGCCGACCAGCAGGCGTTCGTGTGCTGGGCCGGCCCGGACCTCGCCGGCTGCACCCGCTACATGGAAATGCGCCCCTCGCACCGCCGTCTCGAAATAGGCAGTACCTGGCTGGCCCCCCGGTTCATGCGGACCGCCGCCAACCGGGCCTACAAGCGCTTGCTGCTGACCCACGCCTTCGAGGAGCTGGGGCTGCAACGGGTGGAGATCAAGACCGACATCGTCAACGTCCGCTCGCAGACGGCGATCCTGGGCCTGGGAGCGGTGAAGGAAGGGGTACTGCGTAAGCACATGCTGCGGCCCGACGGCAGCAGCCGCGACACGGTGATGTTCAGCATCACCGACGACGAGTGGCCGGCGGTGAAGGCCCGGCTCGGGCCGCGCTAG
- the mqnE gene encoding aminofutalosine synthase MqnE yields the protein MIKTRDAHLAPVIAKVEAGERLTFAEGLRLFETPDVNALMRLANLVRERKHGDKTYFVHSMRLEFTNICYVGCTFCAFAAHKGEERAWDYDADAVVEQVRAKYEPGLTELHMSSGHHPNRPWSYYPEMVGKLKAAFPELQVKAFTAAEIEHLSKISKKPTLEVLRELQAAGLSAMPGGGAEIFADRVRKQVARNKVKAEKWIQIHREAHSLGMRTNATMLYGHIETLEERLDHMDRLRTLQDETGGFHAFIPLAFQPMGNSLAQNLGKTDYTTGLDDLRNLAVSRIYLDNFPHIKGYWVMIGSELTQVSLDWGVSDVDGTIVDEHIAHAAGATSPLGLSKERMIGMIQRAGRLPVLRDAYYNELEVYPAQVEAAD from the coding sequence ATGATCAAGACCCGTGATGCTCACCTCGCGCCGGTGATCGCCAAAGTGGAAGCCGGCGAGCGCCTGACGTTTGCCGAAGGGCTGCGGCTGTTCGAAACGCCCGATGTCAACGCCCTGATGCGTCTGGCGAATCTGGTGCGCGAGAGAAAGCACGGCGACAAGACCTACTTCGTGCACTCGATGCGCCTGGAATTCACCAACATCTGCTATGTCGGCTGCACCTTCTGCGCCTTCGCTGCCCACAAGGGCGAGGAGCGGGCCTGGGACTACGACGCCGACGCGGTGGTCGAGCAGGTGCGCGCCAAGTACGAACCCGGCCTCACCGAGCTGCACATGTCCAGCGGCCACCATCCCAACCGACCCTGGAGCTACTACCCGGAAATGGTCGGCAAGCTCAAGGCGGCCTTTCCGGAGTTGCAGGTCAAGGCCTTTACCGCCGCCGAGATCGAGCACCTTTCCAAGATTTCCAAGAAACCCACCCTGGAAGTGCTGCGCGAGTTGCAGGCGGCGGGCCTGAGCGCCATGCCGGGCGGCGGGGCCGAGATCTTCGCCGACCGGGTGCGCAAGCAGGTCGCCAGGAACAAGGTCAAGGCCGAGAAGTGGATTCAGATTCACCGCGAGGCGCATTCGCTGGGCATGCGCACCAACGCCACCATGCTCTACGGCCACATCGAAACGCTCGAGGAGCGCCTCGACCACATGGACCGCCTGCGCACCCTGCAAGACGAGACCGGCGGCTTTCACGCCTTCATTCCGCTGGCGTTCCAGCCGATGGGCAATTCGCTGGCGCAGAACCTCGGCAAGACCGATTACACCACCGGCCTCGACGACCTTCGTAACCTGGCGGTGTCGCGCATCTACCTCGACAACTTCCCGCACATCAAGGGGTACTGGGTGATGATCGGCTCGGAACTCACCCAGGTGAGCCTCGACTGGGGCGTCTCGGACGTGGACGGCACCATCGTGGACGAGCATATCGCCCACGCCGCCGGAGCCACCAGTCCGCTGGGCCTGAGCAAGGAGCGCATGATCGGCATGATCCAGCGCGCCGGGCGGCTGCCGGTGCTGCGCGACGCCTATTACAACGAGCTGGAAGTGTACCCGGCCCAGGTGGAGGCGGCGGATTGA
- a CDS encoding HAMP domain-containing protein translates to MTVSATPALVVPPRKLFLSLQLRLMLALSLSFLVLFVVLFAVLLKVLEGQQLSQAQSDLRHVLQKAVSQANGDDLAGLYGLGNELVSEYWKDPSYLKSFAGLRDISDTDPRAFPFAYVQQDGQFKLVASAAGHAAALPDAPATALAAGLNPATEGAFVTPSPLNQDGYFLIGTLPIKNAAGEVICAMGMRFAIDYVYNAYLQVRAHALQVMVGLYLALLVLFSWISRHFSRPVAVLASEVQAIREGEYQRNFAHLRRGPFSDEVGTLTEVFEDLLARVSRREQTLVREVQALKIEIDQNKRERQVAEVVETEGFVRLREKARAMRERRNNPV, encoded by the coding sequence ATGACCGTGTCTGCGACGCCGGCTTTGGTGGTGCCCCCGCGCAAGCTTTTCCTGAGCCTGCAACTGCGCCTGATGCTGGCGCTGAGCCTTTCGTTTCTGGTGTTGTTCGTGGTGCTGTTCGCCGTATTGCTCAAGGTGCTCGAGGGGCAGCAGCTCTCGCAGGCACAAAGCGATCTGCGGCATGTGCTTCAAAAGGCTGTGTCTCAGGCAAATGGTGACGACCTGGCCGGGCTGTACGGTCTGGGCAACGAACTGGTGTCCGAGTACTGGAAAGATCCGAGCTATCTCAAGAGTTTCGCTGGCCTGCGCGACATCAGCGATACTGATCCGCGCGCTTTTCCGTTTGCCTACGTGCAGCAAGACGGTCAGTTCAAACTGGTCGCGAGTGCTGCTGGGCACGCAGCAGCGCTGCCGGACGCCCCGGCGACGGCCCTGGCTGCTGGCCTGAACCCGGCCACCGAGGGAGCTTTCGTGACGCCGAGCCCTCTCAATCAGGATGGTTATTTCCTGATCGGAACCCTGCCGATCAAGAATGCCGCCGGAGAAGTCATCTGCGCCATGGGCATGCGCTTTGCCATCGATTACGTCTACAACGCCTACTTGCAGGTCAGGGCGCATGCGCTTCAGGTGATGGTGGGGCTCTATCTGGCATTGCTGGTCTTGTTTTCCTGGATTTCCAGGCATTTTTCGCGGCCCGTCGCAGTGCTGGCAAGTGAGGTGCAGGCCATTCGCGAAGGCGAGTATCAGCGAAATTTCGCCCACCTGCGCCGGGGCCCGTTCAGCGACGAAGTCGGCACGCTCACCGAAGTGTTCGAGGACCTGCTGGCGCGGGTCTCGCGGCGCGAACAGACGCTGGTGCGCGAAGTCCAGGCCCTGAAAATCGAAATCGATCAGAACAAGCGGGAGCGGCAGGTGGCCGAGGTGGTGGAGACCGAGGGGTTTGTCCGGCTGCGGGAAAAAGCCCGGGCCATGCGCGAACGCCGGAACAATCCCGTCTGA
- a CDS encoding menaquinone biosynthetic enzyme MqnA/MqnD family protein yields MSYRAGWIHYTNVAPILDDLVLPPRVSAVTGVPTQMNAALLSGEVDIANISAVEFIRNAATLAALPDFSVSVLGPVYSVNLFHRVPWPDLKRVALTAQSATSVALLEVLLRGSGVPAVLERAEGTAQDLLAAGYDGVLRIGDSALREWYGVVGPLTEATTMTALPHTRGGVMVTDLAEKWFELTGHPFVFAVWAYRKDAPPPADLVQAMRVSRRRGIGALAQVAERHAEKLGLPARVVQHYLWNFRYHLEAPDRLGLREFAAKAVPDHAPLSFGAPPT; encoded by the coding sequence GTGAGCTACCGCGCCGGCTGGATTCACTACACCAACGTGGCCCCGATTCTCGACGATCTGGTGCTGCCGCCGAGGGTCAGCGCCGTGACCGGCGTGCCGACCCAGATGAACGCCGCCCTGCTCTCGGGCGAGGTGGACATCGCCAACATCAGCGCGGTGGAATTCATCCGCAACGCGGCCACGCTCGCGGCGCTGCCGGATTTCAGCGTCTCGGTGCTGGGGCCGGTGTACAGCGTCAATCTGTTTCACCGGGTGCCGTGGCCGGACCTCAAGCGGGTGGCCCTGACCGCCCAGAGCGCCACCAGCGTGGCCCTGCTGGAAGTGCTGCTGCGCGGCAGCGGCGTGCCGGCGGTGCTGGAGCGGGCCGAGGGCACCGCCCAGGACCTGCTCGCCGCCGGCTACGACGGGGTGCTTCGGATTGGCGACAGCGCCCTGCGCGAGTGGTACGGCGTGGTCGGCCCGCTGACCGAGGCCACCACCATGACCGCCCTGCCGCACACGCGGGGCGGCGTGATGGTCACCGATCTGGCCGAGAAGTGGTTCGAGCTCACCGGCCACCCCTTCGTCTTCGCGGTGTGGGCCTACCGCAAAGACGCCCCGCCGCCAGCCGACCTGGTGCAGGCCATGCGCGTTTCGCGTCGGCGCGGCATCGGCGCGCTGGCCCAAGTGGCCGAGCGCCACGCCGAGAAGCTGGGGCTGCCGGCCCGCGTCGTGCAGCACTACCTCTGGAATTTCCGCTACCACCTCGAAGCGCCGGACCGCCTGGGCCTGCGCGAATTCGCGGCCAAGGCGGTGCCGGATCACGCTCCGC
- a CDS encoding class I SAM-dependent DNA methyltransferase yields MQHAPFTALARVYDAIMADIEYDAWAEFILSYAADAQLSPRSALDLACGTGNLTRHLRAQGLHVTGLDASAEMLRVAAERSAEIEWVQGDLRTFELGRTFELITCVFDSLNNLTAEGDLLRALRRMHAHLSPGGLLAFDVNTRLGVRELWEGDSIEGLEDLPGGAQVHYHWSHRYDAEQDLGAVQAFCRIIGGEDAGDEFVETHFERGYDPADLAAALEAAGFERWEIVEYPDYAPPEASTPRVWVFARRAPA; encoded by the coding sequence GTGCAACACGCTCCGTTCACGGCCCTGGCCCGCGTTTACGACGCCATCATGGCCGATATCGAGTACGACGCCTGGGCCGAGTTCATTCTCAGCTACGCCGCCGACGCCCAGCTCAGCCCGCGCAGCGCCCTGGACCTGGCCTGCGGCACCGGCAACCTGACCCGGCACCTGCGCGCCCAGGGCCTGCACGTGACCGGCCTGGACGCCAGCGCCGAGATGCTGCGGGTGGCCGCCGAACGCTCGGCGGAGATCGAGTGGGTGCAGGGCGACCTGAGAACCTTCGAGCTGGGGCGCACCTTCGAGCTGATCACCTGCGTCTTCGATAGCCTCAACAACCTCACCGCCGAGGGCGACCTGCTGCGGGCGTTACGCCGGATGCACGCGCACCTCTCACCCGGCGGCCTGCTGGCCTTCGACGTGAACACCCGCCTGGGCGTGCGCGAGCTGTGGGAAGGTGACAGCATCGAGGGCCTGGAAGACCTTCCCGGCGGCGCGCAGGTGCATTACCACTGGTCGCACCGCTACGACGCCGAGCAGGACCTGGGCGCGGTGCAGGCGTTTTGCCGGATCATCGGCGGCGAGGATGCCGGAGACGAATTCGTGGAAACGCACTTCGAACGCGGCTACGACCCGGCCGACCTCGCCGCCGCGCTAGAGGCAGCAGGTTTCGAGCGCTGGGAGATCGTCGAGTACCCCGACTACGCGCCGCCCGAGGCCAGCACGCCCCGCGTGTGGGTCTTCGCGCGCCGCGCGCCGGCATGA
- a CDS encoding nuclear transport factor 2 family protein: protein MVDPAPDWPDDAGFELQGLEALYALDAVLKLDEAWNAAYQARDPEALAPLLADDWSGFFPDGLMVGKAELLAGMLTNPPAQLAFERQAAQLYGDTAITRGGLSADGVAVQGFLRVYARRGGRWQAVAVQVVP, encoded by the coding sequence ATGGTGGACCCGGCCCCGGACTGGCCTGACGACGCCGGCTTCGAACTTCAGGGCCTCGAGGCGCTCTACGCCCTCGACGCCGTGCTGAAACTCGACGAAGCCTGGAACGCCGCTTATCAGGCGCGCGATCCCGAGGCGCTGGCGCCGCTGCTGGCCGACGACTGGAGCGGTTTTTTCCCCGACGGCCTGATGGTGGGGAAAGCCGAGCTGCTGGCCGGGATGCTCACCAATCCCCCGGCGCAACTGGCCTTCGAGCGTCAGGCGGCCCAGCTTTACGGCGACACCGCCATCACGCGCGGCGGGCTCTCGGCCGACGGGGTGGCGGTGCAGGGGTTCCTGCGGGTGTACGCCCGCCGGGGAGGCCGCTGGCAGGCGGTCGCGGTGCAGGTGGTGCCGTGA